One stretch of Verrucomicrobiia bacterium DNA includes these proteins:
- a CDS encoding prepilin-type N-terminal cleavage/methylation domain-containing protein, with amino-acid sequence MKTQNRSRSKPSAFTLIELLVVIAIIAILAAMLLPALASAKQKAKRIGCYSNLRQVYIAYANYASDHRDFLPPKFEVKKNALKPEDITKGKQLQTLTNGMHTLLASEIGGKASLVWRCPSDAGDFGDRTPVFERKGTSFEAEGSELNRKAGDEFKNKFAYMHTRDVIRDIFKPWDSDDHLKVQEKIAKGELGPVKWHAKFYNKVMGDGHVVAVKSKIEDKESKGENSDD; translated from the coding sequence ACCATCGGCTTTCACATTGATTGAACTCCTGGTGGTCATCGCCATCATTGCGATCCTGGCGGCCATGCTGCTCCCCGCGCTCGCGTCCGCCAAGCAAAAGGCCAAACGCATTGGATGCTATTCCAACCTGCGACAGGTGTACATCGCGTACGCCAATTACGCCTCCGATCATCGCGATTTCCTTCCGCCGAAATTTGAAGTGAAGAAGAATGCTCTGAAGCCCGAGGACATTACGAAGGGCAAGCAGCTTCAAACGTTGACCAACGGCATGCACACGCTTCTCGCGTCCGAAATCGGGGGAAAGGCGAGTCTTGTATGGCGCTGTCCGTCAGACGCCGGCGACTTCGGTGACAGGACGCCTGTGTTCGAAAGAAAAGGGACAAGCTTCGAGGCTGAAGGATCGGAGCTGAATCGCAAAGCCGGGGACGAATTCAAGAACAAGTTCGCGTACATGCATACCCGCGATGTCATCCGCGATATTTTCAAACCGTGGGACAGTGACGACCACCTCAAGGTGCAGGAGAAGATTGCCAAGGGCGAGCTTGGGCCGGTCAAGTGGCACGCCAAATTTTATAACAAGGTCATGGGAGACGGGCACGTGGTCGCAGTTAAATCCAAAATCGAGGACAAGGAATCCAAGGGTGAGAACTCGGACGACTGA
- a CDS encoding M20/M25/M40 family metallo-hydrolase: MTSTEKLLMELIALPSVNPAFLPSNDPHAGEQRVAEFLASVAANAGLDVEFQAVLPNRANLVARLTPSGPVTQRILLAPHLDTVGAAADGFSPRARSLRIHGRGACDTKGSVAAMLSAVAAIARDGKRPAKTEIVFVGLVDEENAQAGSRGFAQSGISASLAIIGEPTQLKIVTAHKGSLWLRMETRGKAAHGSTPNLGRNAVHEMARIVDLLETKYAAQLRKRRHPLLGSGTINVGTIAGGTQPNIVPSACSIAIDRRTLPGENENSVRREINALLKQHGLRARFDNEKPAPCLPLETDHKIPHVSQFLTSAGQRRPAGVDFFCDAAVLAAAGIPSVVFGPGSLAQAHTDDEWISRSSLNSATALLTRFLRGLP, encoded by the coding sequence ATGACTTCAACGGAAAAGCTGCTGATGGAACTGATCGCTTTGCCGAGCGTGAATCCAGCTTTCCTGCCGTCCAACGATCCTCATGCGGGCGAACAGCGAGTCGCTGAATTCCTCGCCAGTGTCGCAGCCAATGCGGGCCTCGACGTCGAATTCCAGGCCGTCTTGCCAAATCGCGCCAATCTCGTAGCGCGCCTCACGCCATCGGGACCCGTCACGCAGCGCATCCTACTCGCTCCCCACCTCGACACGGTCGGTGCGGCGGCGGACGGATTCTCGCCGCGTGCACGTTCCTTGCGAATCCATGGACGCGGCGCGTGCGACACCAAGGGTTCCGTCGCTGCCATGCTTTCGGCCGTCGCGGCCATCGCGCGCGATGGAAAGCGGCCCGCGAAAACGGAGATTGTTTTCGTCGGCCTTGTCGATGAAGAAAACGCGCAGGCGGGTTCAAGGGGGTTCGCACAAAGCGGAATCTCGGCGAGCCTGGCAATCATTGGCGAGCCAACACAGCTCAAGATCGTGACGGCGCACAAGGGAAGCCTCTGGTTGCGAATGGAAACGCGCGGGAAGGCCGCGCACGGCTCAACTCCAAACCTCGGCCGCAATGCGGTGCACGAGATGGCCCGCATCGTTGACTTGCTCGAAACGAAATACGCGGCGCAGCTCCGCAAGCGGCGGCACCCGCTGCTCGGATCGGGAACGATCAACGTCGGAACGATCGCCGGCGGGACACAGCCGAATATTGTTCCGTCGGCGTGCTCCATTGCAATCGATCGACGCACGCTGCCAGGCGAGAACGAAAACTCCGTTCGTCGCGAGATCAACGCTCTGCTGAAGCAACACGGCCTGCGAGCCCGGTTCGACAACGAAAAGCCCGCGCCCTGCCTTCCGCTCGAGACCGATCACAAAATCCCACACGTCAGCCAGTTTCTCACATCGGCAGGCCAGCGTCGCCCAGCCGGAGTTGACTTTTTCTGCGATGCCGCTGTTCTTGCGGCGGCGGGAATCCCGTCTGTTGTTTTCGGCCCTGGGAGCCTTGCGCAGGCACACACGGATGACGAATGGATTTCGCGGTCTTCGCTAAATTCAGCCACCGCGCTGCTGACCCGCTTTCTGCGCGGCTTGCCTTGA
- a CDS encoding PepSY domain-containing protein → MQNPTVSKSKYWLLAKSRQWHAWAGLAAGLFLLVVGVSGIVLNYEHPIFSALGLETRVPKSKKEHRQTKQLPPQLSMGNGFAALPVSIERAFEIARAEWGDVPLERVELKDERGEMLYKFKHKNGSELWINAVSGAHLKKGAYERVGKAALDGTPTRSTDWGKILIDLHTGKIGGEAGKAVMSLVSLLLILLSLSGVYMWLKPLVIRRRNAKAKAIASQRLISTEAPGHRAAEAGSSP, encoded by the coding sequence ATGCAGAATCCCACCGTTTCGAAATCGAAATATTGGCTGCTTGCGAAATCGCGCCAATGGCATGCCTGGGCAGGACTGGCCGCCGGGCTGTTTCTGCTGGTCGTTGGAGTTTCCGGGATCGTGTTGAACTACGAGCATCCGATCTTCTCTGCCTTGGGCCTTGAAACGCGGGTTCCCAAATCGAAAAAGGAACACCGCCAAACGAAGCAGCTTCCGCCTCAGTTGTCGATGGGCAACGGTTTCGCCGCCCTGCCCGTAAGCATCGAACGGGCTTTTGAAATCGCGCGAGCCGAATGGGGAGACGTGCCTTTGGAACGCGTTGAACTGAAAGACGAGCGCGGCGAAATGCTCTACAAGTTCAAACACAAGAACGGCAGTGAATTGTGGATCAATGCAGTATCCGGCGCACATCTGAAAAAGGGTGCGTATGAACGCGTCGGAAAAGCCGCCCTCGACGGCACACCGACGCGGTCAACCGATTGGGGCAAGATTCTCATCGACCTTCACACCGGCAAGATCGGTGGCGAAGCTGGCAAGGCTGTCATGTCCCTTGTGTCGCTGCTGTTGATTCTGCTTTCGTTATCCGGGGTCTACATGTGGCTCAAGCCATTGGTAATCAGACGCAGGAACGCCAAAGCAAAGGCGATTGCCAGTCAACGCCTCATTTCCACTGAGGCTCCTGGCCATCGCGCGGCGGAAGCTGGTTCCAGTCCGTAG
- a CDS encoding glycosyltransferase, whose translation MTEPSLLLLIPAYNEEQRIEPVLREYGGYFQKKYHGKFHLVVVLNGCRDNTLAVVQKVAADYPFIQALEFKEPIGKGGALIEGLKLAPLADYIGYVDADGATPPRAFHDLTKYLSRADCVIGSRWLPGAIVPQAQTRLRRFTSRTFHLIVELLFWMNIKDTQCPCKVMRRGAVEKIHSRLRIADLAFDVNLIVAMKRAGLHVLEVPTEWSDKAGSKVTATLFRSSLTMFLSVVRIWLIYKPFYKWLKPLRPLEQWIYGKLKAPPPRPS comes from the coding sequence GTGACCGAACCCAGCCTGCTACTTCTGATCCCGGCCTACAATGAGGAGCAGCGCATTGAGCCGGTGTTGCGCGAGTACGGCGGCTACTTCCAAAAGAAATACCACGGCAAGTTTCACCTCGTGGTGGTGTTGAACGGCTGCCGCGACAACACATTGGCGGTCGTGCAGAAGGTGGCCGCGGATTATCCGTTCATCCAGGCGCTTGAGTTCAAGGAGCCGATTGGCAAGGGCGGCGCATTGATCGAAGGACTGAAGCTTGCGCCGCTGGCTGATTACATCGGGTACGTGGATGCCGACGGTGCCACGCCGCCGCGCGCTTTTCATGACCTGACGAAATACCTTTCGCGGGCGGATTGTGTCATTGGATCGCGCTGGCTGCCGGGGGCGATCGTTCCGCAGGCACAAACCCGTCTGCGGCGCTTCACCAGCCGGACATTTCATCTGATCGTGGAGCTGCTGTTCTGGATGAACATCAAGGACACGCAATGTCCCTGCAAGGTCATGCGCCGCGGCGCCGTGGAAAAAATTCACTCGCGGTTGCGCATCGCGGACCTGGCGTTCGATGTCAACCTGATCGTCGCCATGAAACGTGCGGGGCTGCACGTGTTGGAGGTCCCGACCGAATGGTCGGATAAAGCCGGATCGAAGGTGACTGCGACGTTGTTTCGATCCTCGCTCACGATGTTCCTCTCGGTCGTTCGCATCTGGCTTATTTACAAGCCGTTTTACAAATGGCTGAAGCCACTGCGGCCGCTGGAGCAATGGATTTACGGGAAATTGAAGGCACCGCCTCCGCGCCCTTCCTGA